Within the Gammaproteobacteria bacterium genome, the region GGCGTTCCAAAAGTGTCGCGGATATTACCAAATTTCGGTTCAGAAGGTTGGATCTGTTTCAGTTTTCCTGTTACACAGCATCATCAACGACACTTTTGGAACGCCATTTGCCTACCATTTAATCTCCTACATTCTTCTGGTTATTCTGTACCAGTGGCTCCCCCAGTTCATACGCGGCAGCACGACGGGCGCTACCGCGCGCCCACTGCGCCGGATACCTCAATTCGTTTAAGGCCATCTTGTCACGGGCCGCCACCAGAAGGTCAATGTCGAGTTTATCCGCGAGACGTATCAGGTAGATGAAAACGTCGGCTAGTTCGAGGCGTACCGCTTCATGGCTCGAAGGCGGCAGCGCGCGACTCTCCGCATCGGTAAGCCACTGAAAGTGTTCCACCAACTCTGCCACCTCAGCGATCAAGGCCATGCTCAGATTTTTGGGCGAGTGAAACTGATCCCAATCTCGTTCAGCAGCAAAAGCAGCCAGCGCTTGGCGCAGGGATTGAATACCGTCACTGTTCATTTGAGAGATAATCCACGATAGGTTAGGAGGAGAGAACGCTATTTTCTAAATACGGGAAACGACACGCAGACTCAACAATAGAGTGTTGCCAATTCACTCGAATTTTGGCATAGTGTCGAGCGTATTTTGGTGCGAAGGCAGTATCTTTTCTTATCATTTTTGAAGAGGTGAATATGGTTTCAACAATTATTACCATCATCGGTCTTCTCGTCCTTGAAGTAATTCAGAGCATCGATAACGCAATTGTCAACGCGCATATGCTCAGCACGATGAGTGTGCGTGCGCGGAGGTGGTTCCTGATTTGGGGAATTCTGACTGCGGTGTTTCTTGTACGTGGTGTCTTACCGTTTCTTATTGTTTGGTTGACCTCCCCCAACCTTTCGCTCTGGCAGGCCATCCACGCGATCGTGGGCAGCGACCCCATCGCCCAGCAGGCAATGGCGCAAAGCGCGTATATCCTTCTGATTGGTGGCGGGATGTTCCTCCTATTGCTTTACTTCCATTGGCTATTACTGGAAAAGAAGGACCCATTCTTTTTCATCGAACGAGTAGTGAAGGAACAGCATGGTGTATGGTTCTTTGCCATCGCTGCGGTGTTACTGGTAGGG harbors:
- a CDS encoding dCTP diphosphatase — translated: MNSDGIQSLRQALAAFAAERDWDQFHSPKNLSMALIAEVAELVEHFQWLTDAESRALPPSSHEAVRLELADVFIYLIRLADKLDIDLLVAARDKMALNELRYPAQWARGSARRAAAYELGEPLVQNNQKNVGD